The Lysinibacter cavernae genome has a window encoding:
- a CDS encoding malate dehydrogenase — MSAQAVTIALSGAGGQIGYAALFRLASGDLLGPKTPIHLRLLEIPQGVSAAEGTALELTDCAFPLLQSVTIDTDPNVVFEGANIAFLVGARPRTAGMERSDLLSANGGIFGPQGRALNDHAADDIRVIVVGNPANTNALIAQRNAPDVPAERFTALTRLDHNRAVGILAAEADVPVDSVSGITIWGNHSITQYPDLSHAIVAGSPALDMVDPRWARGAYIERVAKRGGEIIEARGSSSAASAANAAIDHMRDWVTGTRPHEWTSVALPSDGSYGVPNGLISSFPARSVNGQWEIVQGLTIDQFSRERIDASVTELLDEREAVNALGLIPS; from the coding sequence ATGAGCGCACAAGCAGTAACAATTGCCCTGAGTGGAGCCGGTGGACAGATCGGCTATGCAGCACTCTTCCGCCTCGCATCAGGCGATCTTCTTGGGCCAAAAACCCCGATCCACCTGAGGCTCCTTGAGATCCCGCAGGGAGTGAGCGCGGCGGAAGGAACCGCCCTCGAACTCACCGACTGCGCATTCCCTCTCTTGCAGAGCGTCACGATCGACACCGACCCAAACGTGGTGTTCGAGGGGGCAAATATTGCGTTTCTGGTTGGCGCCCGCCCGCGCACCGCTGGCATGGAGCGCAGCGACCTTCTCTCGGCAAACGGGGGCATCTTTGGCCCGCAAGGACGAGCGCTGAACGACCACGCGGCCGACGACATCCGCGTTATCGTGGTTGGCAATCCCGCCAATACCAATGCGCTCATCGCGCAACGCAACGCTCCAGACGTTCCCGCCGAACGGTTCACCGCACTGACCCGCCTCGACCACAACCGCGCTGTTGGCATCCTTGCTGCCGAGGCTGACGTGCCGGTTGACAGCGTGAGCGGAATCACGATCTGGGGAAACCACTCCATTACTCAGTACCCCGACCTCAGCCACGCAATTGTTGCTGGCTCACCAGCGCTCGACATGGTCGACCCCCGCTGGGCCCGCGGCGCGTATATCGAGCGGGTCGCCAAGCGCGGCGGCGAGATCATCGAGGCTCGAGGTTCATCATCCGCTGCCAGCGCGGCAAACGCGGCCATCGACCACATGCGCGACTGGGTCACAGGAACACGGCCACACGAGTGGACAAGCGTCGCGCTTCCGTCTGACGGATCGTACGGAGTGCCAAACGGACTCATCTCGTCGTTCCCTGCACGCAGCGTGAACGGCCAGTGGGAAATCGTCCAAGGCCTCACAATTGACCAGTTCTCGCGGGAGCGCATCGACGCGTCCGTAACCGAGCTGCTTGACGAGCGCGAAGCAGTCAACGCGCTTGGGCTCATTCCGTCCTAA
- a CDS encoding FUSC family protein, protein MTTPTSALLLPKAKDFLRFGPHNGAHRPAIRAAVAVVVPLAVLCLIGRPEWGPYAVFGSMLSVYGRGIARHARLRMQAETGLGLVLCVVLGVALAALGAAPVVNILATAMIAAVASAVADRRRWQPGGPIFFVFGFAVCAWMPATASTIGIAAICAGVSALFALAVGYVGLALPAARRQARAAKAAPQHPAAAGPSPAMIALHAGLCGVAAALAGLTSYALGLGFSYWAMVAAVVPVVGGSTAAQLLRAGHRVIGTMLGLVIAAGLLFLPLNLVGIVVVIGLLQIGAELTVARNYSAALLFITPLALMMMHLTRPLPVGEVLRDRAIDTIIGVLVTALLLLATHRLRKRLRAAAAAG, encoded by the coding sequence ATGACCACACCAACAAGCGCTCTTCTCTTGCCAAAAGCCAAGGATTTCCTTCGCTTTGGCCCACATAATGGGGCTCATCGACCCGCAATTCGGGCTGCGGTCGCTGTTGTTGTCCCGCTCGCTGTGCTGTGCCTCATCGGCCGCCCAGAGTGGGGGCCATACGCCGTGTTTGGTTCAATGCTTTCGGTCTACGGCCGAGGCATCGCGCGGCACGCTCGCTTGCGGATGCAGGCTGAAACCGGTCTTGGCCTTGTCCTGTGCGTGGTGCTTGGTGTTGCCCTTGCCGCGTTAGGCGCGGCTCCCGTCGTAAACATTCTGGCAACGGCAATGATTGCGGCCGTTGCCTCCGCGGTTGCCGACCGACGGCGCTGGCAGCCGGGCGGCCCCATCTTTTTCGTCTTCGGGTTTGCCGTGTGTGCGTGGATGCCTGCGACCGCATCCACCATCGGTATCGCCGCGATCTGCGCGGGAGTGAGCGCTCTCTTCGCCCTTGCCGTTGGGTACGTTGGCCTCGCGCTGCCAGCTGCACGGCGACAGGCCCGTGCGGCGAAGGCTGCGCCACAACATCCGGCCGCTGCAGGGCCGTCACCAGCCATGATTGCGCTCCATGCCGGCCTTTGTGGCGTTGCGGCAGCGCTTGCCGGGCTTACGAGTTACGCGCTTGGCCTTGGATTCTCGTACTGGGCAATGGTTGCCGCGGTTGTCCCCGTCGTTGGCGGCTCGACCGCAGCGCAACTCCTGAGGGCGGGCCACAGGGTCATCGGCACCATGCTTGGCCTCGTCATTGCCGCTGGCCTCTTGTTTTTGCCACTCAATCTTGTTGGCATCGTTGTGGTTATTGGCCTGCTGCAGATCGGGGCCGAGCTGACGGTAGCGAGAAACTACAGCGCCGCGCTCCTGTTTATTACCCCGCTTGCGCTTATGATGATGCACCTCACCCGTCCGCTTCCGGTTGGTGAGGTGCTCAGGGATCGTGCTATCGACACAATTATTGGCGTTCTTGTGACCGCCCTCCTGCTGTTGGCAACGCACCGGTTGCGCAAGCGGTTGCGGGCCGCTGCGGCAGCTGGATGA
- a CDS encoding MarR family winged helix-turn-helix transcriptional regulator: MTDALDEVRAQWRQLRPELDTAPIDTVGRINRISRILQLQSDALLKQFGFSRGEFDILAALVRSDRALMPSEIADRLIVSAPAVTKWTQRLVEQGHIERRPHPRDKRGSLLYATRSGADAIHAMLPVQLEAEAQPLGIMSPTELDALNATLRTLLAQLEPQHASHEPANTQS; encoded by the coding sequence ATGACCGACGCGCTTGATGAAGTCCGTGCCCAATGGCGCCAGCTGCGCCCCGAACTCGACACGGCTCCGATTGATACGGTTGGCCGCATCAATCGAATCTCGCGCATCCTTCAGCTCCAAAGCGACGCATTGCTCAAGCAATTTGGCTTTAGCAGGGGCGAGTTCGATATCCTCGCAGCACTCGTGCGCAGTGATCGAGCGCTCATGCCAAGCGAAATTGCTGACCGCCTCATCGTCTCGGCCCCCGCAGTCACAAAATGGACCCAGCGGCTCGTCGAGCAGGGACACATTGAGCGCCGCCCACACCCTCGGGACAAGCGGGGAAGCCTGCTCTACGCAACGCGCTCAGGGGCGGATGCTATCCATGCGATGCTGCCGGTTCAGCTTGAAGCCGAGGCCCAGCCGCTCGGCATCATGAGCCCAACCGAACTCGACGCACTCAACGCGACCCTTCGCACCCTGCTCGCACAGCTTGAGCCGCAACACGCCTCACACGAACCGGCTAACACACAAAGCTAA
- a CDS encoding thiamine pyrophosphate-binding protein, producing MEPVSTHQADRSQTVVEWHRNGGAAVVESLIAHGVDTVFGIPGTHNLEIYRHLKLRGLRVVTVRHEQGAGYAADGYSQVTGRQGVVLTTSGPAVLNAVAAAGTAYAESRPVLFLASGLASGAEGLDSGELHDTKDAFGAMACVTKWSRRAESTEDISASLADAFWQLTDGRPRPAFVEIPHDYLAGSWRGEVAQPRERRQLPVAPDRIEAAADLLIGSQRPGIVVGGGARGVSSLVRELAERLNAPVLTTCNGKGVLPESHPLSLGANIRLESAHTWANTRDALLVIGSELSDSDLWGGTITNSHIIRVDVDPAQLRRNASPAIGLAARAEEAVPALIDAIGSRRGAARDSDAAALRGVFASEADELGLSWRALHAELRAALPSDVIITGDSSQSTYFGTVHYFPVDQPNSLLYMPRSATLGYALPAAIGAQVACPDRAVVAIVGDGAVMFSVQEFATAVEQGLGVVVLVANNGGYREIREQQLSLGIEPVGVDLVQPDFAALAVALGGYGEVATDAADVARRAAAAIGRDRPTLISFVC from the coding sequence GTGGAACCAGTCAGTACGCATCAGGCAGACCGCAGCCAGACGGTTGTGGAATGGCATCGCAACGGCGGTGCGGCCGTTGTCGAGTCGCTCATCGCGCACGGCGTCGATACGGTGTTTGGGATTCCCGGCACGCATAACCTTGAGATCTATCGGCACCTCAAGCTCAGGGGGCTCCGGGTGGTCACCGTGCGGCACGAGCAGGGCGCTGGGTATGCCGCTGACGGCTATAGCCAGGTCACGGGTCGCCAAGGTGTGGTGCTGACCACAAGCGGGCCGGCGGTTTTGAATGCTGTCGCCGCGGCAGGAACCGCATACGCAGAGTCGAGGCCCGTCCTATTTCTCGCTTCTGGGCTCGCCTCCGGCGCGGAGGGCCTCGACTCCGGTGAACTGCACGACACAAAGGATGCCTTCGGGGCGATGGCGTGTGTGACCAAATGGAGCAGGCGCGCGGAGTCGACGGAAGACATCTCCGCTTCTCTCGCCGACGCGTTCTGGCAGCTCACGGACGGGCGGCCACGCCCCGCCTTTGTCGAGATTCCTCATGATTATTTGGCGGGGTCGTGGCGGGGGGAGGTCGCGCAGCCGCGTGAGCGCCGCCAGTTGCCGGTTGCTCCCGATCGGATTGAGGCCGCTGCGGACCTGCTCATTGGTTCCCAGCGACCCGGCATCGTCGTTGGTGGCGGCGCGCGCGGCGTCTCGTCACTGGTGCGCGAGCTCGCCGAACGACTGAACGCCCCAGTGCTGACAACCTGCAACGGTAAAGGCGTGCTGCCCGAATCGCATCCGCTCTCGCTTGGTGCAAATATCCGCCTCGAATCCGCGCACACCTGGGCGAATACCCGCGACGCCCTTCTGGTGATTGGTAGCGAGCTGAGTGACTCAGACCTGTGGGGCGGAACAATCACCAACTCGCATATCATCCGGGTCGATGTTGACCCCGCGCAGCTTCGTCGCAACGCCTCTCCAGCAATTGGGCTGGCCGCACGCGCAGAGGAGGCGGTACCCGCCCTCATCGATGCCATCGGATCGCGCCGTGGTGCGGCGCGAGATTCGGACGCGGCAGCACTCCGCGGCGTGTTCGCGAGTGAGGCAGACGAGCTTGGGCTTTCGTGGCGGGCCCTTCACGCCGAGCTCAGGGCCGCGCTCCCGAGCGATGTCATCATCACCGGCGACTCCTCGCAGTCGACGTACTTTGGTACCGTTCATTACTTTCCGGTCGATCAACCAAATTCGCTGTTGTACATGCCGCGTTCCGCGACGCTTGGGTACGCGCTTCCTGCTGCCATCGGTGCGCAGGTTGCGTGTCCGGACCGGGCCGTTGTTGCCATCGTCGGCGACGGTGCCGTGATGTTTTCGGTGCAGGAATTTGCGACGGCGGTTGAGCAGGGGCTTGGTGTCGTTGTGCTTGTGGCAAACAACGGTGGGTATCGCGAGATTCGCGAGCAGCAGCTTTCGCTTGGAATCGAGCCGGTTGGTGTTGACCTTGTTCAGCCAGACTTTGCCGCGCTCGCCGTTGCGCTTGGCGGGTATGGAGAGGTGGCGACGGACGCCGCGGATGTCGCTCGACGTGCCGCCGCCGCAATCGGCCGCGACCGGCCAACGCTTATTAGCTTTGTGTGTTAG
- a CDS encoding pyridoxal-phosphate-dependent aminotransferase family protein — MNTTKLPSRHLFGPGPTNPYPEATSALGYPLLGHLDPEFLARLDATVSGLRTLWGTSNERTLPLSATGSAGMETAFVNTIRPGDVAVVAVNGLFGERMCDVAARCGAEVVRVDHVWGQPVDAQKVLDAHPNPTVIAAVHAETSTGVLSDLEPLAREKGDALVIMDAVTSIGGMELRVDEWGIDVAYAGTQKCLGVAPGLAPFTISERAFARRNTEPQSWYFDLGMLGGYVGSASGGGRTYHHTAPVAMIASLQAGIDRVLSEGQENVWLRHRQAGEALQDGLQEMGLELFAAEGSRLPQLTSVKVPDGVDSVAVRNYLLSRFDIEIGSGVKEFASTVWRIGLMGPNASPASVTLLLGALKEAIARA, encoded by the coding sequence ATGAACACAACCAAGCTCCCCTCCCGTCACCTCTTTGGGCCGGGCCCGACCAATCCGTATCCTGAGGCAACGAGTGCCCTCGGTTATCCGCTGCTCGGTCATCTTGACCCGGAGTTCCTTGCCCGTCTTGACGCAACCGTTTCTGGGCTCCGTACCCTGTGGGGCACAAGTAACGAACGCACCCTGCCACTGAGCGCAACGGGTTCCGCAGGCATGGAGACTGCCTTTGTGAATACCATCCGGCCGGGCGACGTCGCCGTGGTTGCGGTCAATGGTCTTTTTGGCGAGCGGATGTGTGACGTTGCCGCCCGCTGCGGCGCCGAGGTCGTGCGCGTTGACCATGTGTGGGGCCAACCGGTAGACGCACAGAAGGTATTGGATGCGCATCCAAACCCAACGGTCATCGCAGCCGTCCACGCCGAAACCTCAACCGGCGTGCTGTCCGACCTCGAACCGCTCGCTCGGGAAAAGGGCGACGCGCTCGTCATCATGGATGCCGTAACGTCAATCGGTGGCATGGAACTCAGGGTTGACGAGTGGGGCATTGACGTTGCCTACGCCGGCACGCAAAAATGCCTTGGCGTTGCCCCAGGACTTGCCCCGTTCACGATTTCCGAGCGAGCGTTTGCACGGCGAAACACCGAACCCCAGTCGTGGTACTTCGACCTCGGGATGCTCGGCGGCTACGTCGGCTCGGCGAGCGGCGGCGGGCGCACCTATCACCACACCGCACCCGTCGCGATGATCGCGAGCTTGCAGGCCGGCATTGATCGGGTCTTGTCGGAAGGCCAGGAGAACGTATGGCTTCGGCACCGCCAGGCCGGAGAGGCCCTGCAGGACGGGCTCCAAGAGATGGGCCTTGAGTTGTTTGCGGCAGAGGGCTCGCGCCTGCCGCAGCTCACGAGCGTGAAGGTTCCTGATGGCGTCGACTCCGTTGCCGTGCGCAACTACCTGCTGTCGAGGTTTGACATCGAGATCGGCTCTGGCGTGAAGGAATTTGCGTCGACGGTCTGGCGTATTGGGCTCATGGGGCCAAACGCGTCCCCAGCATCCGTGACCCTGCTGCTTGGCGCCCTCAAGGAGGCCATCGCGCGCGCCTAA